The Desulfosporosinus acidiphilus SJ4 genome has a window encoding:
- a CDS encoding TIGR04086 family membrane protein — MTKSFQLTLILKGILLATVLALLLSVVFGIVLSYTSVPESELFLNIIFGLSVFVASLMTAHQAGTKGLYYGLSIGLGFSLVVLVLSAVLWPEAPSWLRIGEKAIIALVSGGIGGIIGVLIPNS; from the coding sequence ATGACAAAATCCTTTCAGTTGACCCTGATTTTAAAAGGAATTCTTTTAGCGACCGTATTAGCCTTATTATTGTCCGTAGTTTTCGGCATTGTACTTTCCTACACATCGGTTCCAGAGTCCGAGCTGTTCCTCAATATTATCTTTGGTCTCAGTGTTTTTGTGGCATCTCTTATGACCGCACATCAAGCAGGTACAAAAGGTCTATACTATGGGCTGTCAATTGGACTGGGCTTTTCTCTTGTGGTGCTTGTTCTATCCGCGGTTTTGTGGCCGGAGGCTCCTTCATGGCTCAGAATAGGAGAAAAAGCCATTATAGCCCTGGTATCGGGTGGGATAGGTGGAATAATCGGAGTGCTTATCCCTAACAGCTAG
- a CDS encoding phospholipase D-like domain-containing protein: MPKRSFNLVTIILMLLACLLFLSGCTFKVPKIFGKKPPISNLSADALLIDKDAIYNRTLSLIQSAQSSIFVEQSEFDDPKLINLLLAKSRSGVSVHILLDQWQKRNWPTLDQLKSENVSIQYYPAQKGQSDHTKWLIVDQTKAIIYGPTWTSEGFQAHDLAVELSGSSAWKAAALFSKDWEFTTTFPLDVTKTQPTTLPNDNITLAVNANVKQQIIEYISSSTKTIWLENTEITEPDIVQALLDAAGKGRDIRLILDPSVAGKTPVTLEKLKTGGISIRYSSSQTPLGLHLAIFDQNSFLLSSSEWTRYTFLADHEFSITVPSPTASSKLDQMFQEDWKNSKP; encoded by the coding sequence ATGCCTAAGCGAAGTTTCAACTTAGTTACTATAATTCTTATGCTCTTAGCCTGTCTTTTATTTTTAAGCGGCTGTACATTTAAGGTTCCTAAAATTTTTGGTAAAAAGCCTCCTATTTCCAACCTTTCTGCGGATGCACTCCTCATAGATAAAGACGCAATCTATAATCGCACATTAAGTCTAATTCAATCCGCACAATCTTCAATTTTTGTTGAACAGTCAGAGTTTGACGACCCTAAGCTTATTAATCTTTTGCTCGCAAAATCCCGTTCAGGTGTTAGCGTCCACATTCTCTTAGATCAATGGCAAAAAAGAAACTGGCCTACTCTAGACCAATTGAAAAGCGAAAATGTATCGATTCAATATTATCCTGCTCAAAAAGGACAAAGCGACCATACTAAATGGTTAATTGTTGACCAAACAAAAGCAATTATTTACGGACCTACGTGGACAAGCGAGGGATTCCAAGCCCATGATTTGGCAGTAGAACTTTCCGGAAGTTCTGCCTGGAAAGCAGCCGCTCTCTTCTCTAAGGACTGGGAATTTACAACAACATTTCCCTTGGATGTGACAAAGACACAACCTACAACCCTCCCCAACGATAATATTACATTAGCTGTTAATGCAAATGTGAAACAACAAATTATAGAGTACATCTCCTCCAGCACGAAAACCATTTGGCTAGAAAATACAGAAATTACCGAGCCAGATATAGTTCAGGCCTTACTTGATGCTGCAGGAAAAGGACGTGATATCCGTCTAATTCTTGACCCCAGTGTAGCTGGTAAAACACCGGTAACTCTAGAAAAATTAAAAACTGGCGGGATATCCATACGTTATTCTTCAAGTCAGACGCCTCTCGGTCTTCATCTGGCAATATTTGATCAAAACTCCTTCCTGCTGAGCAGCTCTGAATGGACCCGTTATACCTTTCTTGCAGATCATGAGTTTTCCATTACGGTCCCATCTCCTACAGCCTCCTCAAAATTAGACCAAATGTTTCAAGAGGATTGGAAAAACAGCAAACCCTAG
- a CDS encoding formylmethanofuran dehydrogenase subunit E family protein, whose translation MCVEKTPWEQVIDFHGHTCPEIALGYRVAQIAMRELGIKPTPSAELKVTAQTHSCALDAFQVLNHATYGRGALIVEEQGQHNYMFEYTGTTVRVFITINPEILDHLVIPKDLSSRREVQNATLEAIQFLLSSEESMFCSIQKE comes from the coding sequence ATGTGTGTAGAAAAAACTCCTTGGGAACAGGTGATAGATTTTCATGGCCATACGTGTCCGGAAATAGCCTTAGGTTATAGAGTTGCCCAAATTGCTATGCGTGAATTGGGTATCAAACCGACGCCCAGCGCTGAACTTAAAGTAACGGCCCAGACCCATTCTTGTGCTTTAGATGCTTTTCAAGTATTGAATCATGCTACCTATGGCCGAGGAGCACTAATCGTTGAAGAGCAAGGACAACACAACTATATGTTTGAATACACCGGTACCACTGTTCGGGTGTTCATCACCATAAACCCTGAAATTCTTGATCATCTGGTCATTCCAAAAGATTTGAGCTCCCGTCGTGAAGTGCAAAATGCAACATTGGAAGCAATACAGTTTCTACTAAGCTCCGAAGAGAGCATGTTTTGTTCAATCCAAAAAGAATAA
- a CDS encoding histidine phosphatase family protein, producing MIKIILTRHGQTVWNTEGRVQGRLDSPLTEKGLIQARSLALRLKDEGIQYIYSSDAPRARGTAEEIRREIGLGQLIINPALREFSFGEWEGNVWGELREAYPDIFKIWDLSPHLITTPGGENMEMVLSRSWDFMQRILEDHQGETVCVVTHGLTLKLLVTKALGFELHDWAKTPWQNNTALNIFEVEGGVWTPKLVGDCRHLGEEDY from the coding sequence ATGATAAAAATAATTCTAACCCGCCATGGTCAAACTGTATGGAATACCGAAGGACGTGTACAAGGACGTTTAGATTCCCCGCTTACCGAAAAAGGCTTGATTCAGGCTCGTTCTTTGGCCCTTAGGCTTAAGGACGAGGGTATCCAATATATTTATTCCAGCGACGCTCCCAGAGCTCGTGGGACGGCAGAAGAGATTCGGCGCGAAATCGGCTTGGGCCAACTCATCATAAATCCAGCTTTGCGAGAGTTTTCATTTGGAGAATGGGAAGGGAATGTCTGGGGAGAACTGCGGGAAGCCTATCCGGATATTTTTAAAATATGGGATTTGTCTCCACATTTAATCACCACTCCTGGCGGAGAAAATATGGAGATGGTGCTCTCCCGTTCTTGGGATTTTATGCAAAGAATTCTTGAAGACCATCAAGGGGAGACCGTTTGTGTGGTAACTCACGGGTTAACCCTAAAACTATTAGTAACTAAAGCCTTAGGCTTTGAACTTCATGACTGGGCCAAAACACCGTGGCAGAACAACACTGCCTTAAATATTTTCGAAGTCGAAGGCGGAGTGTGGACACCTAAGCTCGTCGGCGATTGTAGACATTTGGGAGAAGAGGATTATTAA
- the lgt gene encoding prolipoprotein diacylglyceryl transferase, producing MHQFWFFIGNFPVRAYGTLFALAFVLGVGVTLYFAKAEKREDYMETMLDLAPILLLAGLLGARIWQVFFFDWSFYSKYPGEIIAIWHGGLSIQGGVVGALIGGGIFVWRKKLPFWELADLAAPGLMLAQSIGRDANLMNGDAFGGPTGGNFGILYPVGTIARDTFGNQPLWPAEVWEGQVDVIIFALLVILKLRKWPSGTIFLLYLVLYNTSRFFLEGLRGDSPRFLFHWTAAQWSSSVAVIISLVLLAWRIWKDRQPKDADVVPQDPME from the coding sequence ATGCATCAGTTCTGGTTTTTTATCGGAAATTTCCCGGTACGTGCTTACGGCACGCTTTTTGCACTGGCATTTGTTCTTGGAGTGGGAGTTACACTATACTTTGCCAAAGCTGAAAAACGAGAAGACTATATGGAGACCATGCTTGATTTAGCACCAATTTTACTCCTTGCGGGTTTATTGGGGGCTCGGATCTGGCAGGTGTTTTTTTTCGATTGGTCCTTTTACAGCAAATATCCAGGAGAAATTATTGCAATATGGCATGGAGGACTTTCTATTCAAGGCGGGGTTGTAGGGGCCTTAATTGGTGGAGGAATCTTTGTTTGGCGTAAAAAACTGCCCTTTTGGGAACTCGCTGATTTAGCAGCTCCTGGATTGATGCTTGCCCAATCCATCGGCAGGGATGCTAATCTTATGAATGGCGATGCCTTTGGAGGGCCAACGGGTGGAAACTTTGGAATTCTCTACCCGGTTGGGACGATCGCCCGTGACACTTTTGGAAATCAACCTCTCTGGCCGGCAGAGGTTTGGGAGGGGCAAGTCGATGTTATTATCTTTGCGCTTCTCGTTATCTTGAAACTAAGAAAATGGCCTTCAGGGACGATTTTCTTACTGTATTTAGTATTGTATAATACCTCAAGGTTCTTCCTGGAAGGATTGAGAGGTGACAGCCCAAGGTTCTTGTTCCATTGGACAGCAGCACAATGGAGCAGTTCGGTGGCGGTTATAATCTCTTTGGTCCTGTTGGCTTGGAGGATTTGGAAAGACCGTCAGCCTAAAGACGCAGATGTTGTTCCACAAGATCCCATGGAATAA
- the panB gene encoding 3-methyl-2-oxobutanoate hydroxymethyltransferase: MKKLIPDFETMKQAGEKISMLTAYDYPSAKLVEEAGVDTILVGDSLGMVVLGYDSTVPVTMEEMLHHTKAVRRGAPQTFVIADMPFLSYTSSELALLNAGRLIKEGGADAVKLEGGTHVSPIVQALTGAGIPVVGHIGLTPQTAGQMGGFKVQGRDLESARQLIHDAKAIEEAGAFIIVIEAVPRQVAERITTSLKIPTIGIGAGLDCDGQVLVYHDILGLFERFKPKFVKQYAQLGQEVVRAVQSFHKEVKECKFPAEEHTFGLSDAVIQKLYGDK, translated from the coding sequence ATGAAAAAATTGATTCCGGACTTTGAAACGATGAAACAAGCAGGAGAAAAAATTAGTATGCTCACTGCTTATGATTATCCATCTGCAAAATTGGTCGAAGAAGCAGGAGTTGATACCATCCTCGTTGGAGATTCTTTAGGCATGGTTGTATTAGGGTATGATTCTACGGTTCCAGTGACAATGGAGGAAATGCTCCATCACACGAAAGCTGTACGACGCGGTGCACCTCAAACCTTTGTGATTGCCGATATGCCTTTTTTAAGCTACACCTCATCGGAACTTGCCTTATTAAACGCCGGCAGACTCATAAAAGAAGGAGGAGCAGATGCGGTTAAACTTGAAGGGGGAACTCATGTTTCTCCTATTGTTCAGGCTCTTACCGGAGCCGGAATCCCGGTGGTTGGACATATTGGACTGACTCCTCAAACGGCCGGTCAAATGGGAGGATTTAAAGTTCAAGGAAGAGATTTGGAAAGTGCCCGGCAATTAATCCATGATGCTAAGGCTATCGAAGAAGCGGGAGCTTTTATAATCGTTATTGAAGCAGTTCCGAGACAAGTCGCGGAGAGAATTACCACGAGTCTTAAAATTCCAACTATAGGAATTGGTGCGGGCTTAGATTGTGACGGGCAGGTATTGGTTTATCATGACATTCTTGGATTATTTGAACGTTTCAAACCGAAGTTTGTGAAACAATATGCTCAATTAGGCCAAGAGGTCGTACGGGCGGTTCAATCCTTTCATAAAGAAGTTAAAGAATGCAAGTTTCCTGCCGAGGAACATACTTTTGGTTTATCAGACGCAGTAATTCAAAAACTTTATGGAGATAAATAG